A window from Plodia interpunctella isolate USDA-ARS_2022_Savannah chromosome 2, ilPloInte3.2, whole genome shotgun sequence encodes these proteins:
- the LOC128675153 gene encoding glycerophosphodiester phosphodiesterase 1-like — MATCVTRRVWPAYAEMWRLSSISRGGFINTQTRSFFVFPFGIELGIFGAAAYFITKLKKPDHHSVLSIFGPDPNINDESQTDRVVQCIAHRGAALDAPENTLEAFKYCVERDCNFIELDVRTSKDGKLVLLHDQGLERLAATSVTDVHAVDWESLKNINIGATHPNRSKFNDVHLCLLDDALDYLLDNKVRVIIDIKGDDKQVVNGILKTYSSRPLLYQYGAVTCFNPYILYQIRKRDPQIVAAISYRPYCFSAKDYDAVNGPTNPRYGDNLPVHAALRCADVLHSLVWRWSARWCGVSAVLLHKDIVSPSEVQYWRALGVRCAGWSVNRPLEKLYWRGVLRAPYLADTLVGEPDNDDKQEKTNERPGPVVDRLLEPERHASGHNH; from the coding sequence ATGGCGACATGTGTGACGCGCAGGGTTTGGCCGGCTTATGCCGAAATGTGGAGACTCTCGTCCATCTCCCGAGGGGGCTTTATTAATACTCAAACAAGGTCTTTTTTCGTTTTTCCATTCGGAATAGAACTTGGAATTTTTGGCGCCGCCGCGTATTTTATcaccaaattaaaaaagccAGATCATCACAGTGTGCTGAGTATATTCGGACCTGATCCTAATATCAATGATGAAAGCCAAACTGACAGAGTTGTGCAATGTATCGCCCACAGAGGAGCAGCCTTGGATGCGCCTGAGAACACTTTGGAGGCGTTCAAATATTGCGTGGAACGAGACTGTAACTTCATAGAGCTAGATGTGCGCACCTCCAAGGATGGCAAACTGGTGCTCTTGCATGACCAAGGGTTGGAGCGGCTGGCTGCCACGAGTGTGACGGATGTCCATGCAGTTGATTGGGAGAGCTTGAAGAATATAAACATAGGGGCTACACATCCTAACAGGAGCAAGTTTAATGATGTCCACCTGTGTCTGCTGGATGATGCGCTGGATTATCTACTGGACAATAAAGTTAGGGTCATTATCGATATCAAAGGAGATGATAAACAGGTCGTCAACGGAATCCTGAAGACTTATTCGTCCCGCCCGCTTCTTTATCAGTACGGCGCTGTGACCTGCTTCAATCCCTACATACTGTATCAGATACGTAAACGCGATCCTCAAATCGTGGCCGCGATCAGTTACAGGCCTTACTGCTTCAGTGCGAAAGATTATGACGCTGTGAACGGGCCCACCAATCCCAGATACGGGGACAACTTGCCGGTTCACGCGGCGCTTCGCTGCGCGGATGTTTTGCATTCGTTAGTGTGGCGGTGGTCGGCGCGCTGGTGCGGTGTCAGCGCGGTGTTGCTACACAAGGACATCGTGAGTCCGAGTGAAGTGCAGTATTGGCGGGCGTTGGGCGTGCGCTGCGCCGGCTGGAGCGTCAACCGACCGCTCGAGAAGTTGTACTGGCGCGGCGTCCTCCGCGCTCCTTACCTGGCCGACACGCTGGTTGGCGAGCCTGATAATGACGATAAACAAGAGAAAACCAACGAACGTCCCGGACCAGTCGTGGACAGATTACTGGAGCCCGAACGACACGCGTCTGGACACAATCATTAA